The Thiomicrorhabdus lithotrophica DNA segment AACTTACCTTCTTCAATACACAGCACGGCTCCGATAATATGCATTTTCCCAGCCTGTTCAATACAGGCGACTAAAACATGAATGTTGGGAGCGTTAAGTAATTGCTGTAAATCGTTTGGACTGGTTTGATAGTGTGCTTGAACGAGAAGTCCAAACAGAGATTCAAGCATCGCTCGATTATTTAAAAGTTCATTAATGTCGACCTTTTTAAAACTTAAATCTAACGGAGTAATCGTATCAAAAATTTCAGATTCATCTATGTCGGCAAAGTTCGCATCTAATAAAAGAGCGTGATTAATCGCATGCTCTAGCGGATCATTTTTTGCCCAACGTATGGGTTGTTTTAGATGGCAGGTTTTCCAATCTGGAGTATGAATGTCGAGTTGTTTTTTAAAGCGTAATTCAAAGCCACGACCAGAACCTTCGTAACCCTGTTGAGTCGTCGAAAATACCAGGCGATGATGGCGCATGAGTAGGTCGGTCAATAGTGGTGTTGGCAGATGAGCCGCTTCATCCACTAATAATATGTCAGCCGCGGTTGGGTTTAGAATCAGATGGTCTGGGGCAATAAACTCAATGGTTTTGAGTTCGTTGTTATATTTAAAAGCTACCAGGCCTGGTTTGTTGTTAATGAGTTCAATTTGCAGGCTTTTATCTTGTGTATTAAGCGTCTTTAAAACTTCTATAGCGTGTTTAAATGCTGCTTTAGTTTGATCTAGTCTGCTAGCGGTAATGACGATATGTTGTTTGCCATCCAGTAGGCAATCAACAGCCGCAATGCCTAACGCACTACTCTTGCCTCGGCCTCTATCCGCAGTAATGATAAGAGGGCGTTTTCGGTGTCCAAAAGCAACGGAATGAATTGCCTTAAGGGCATGGGTTTGATCTTCAGTAGGTAGTGTTTGATGGCTGAAGGTGTTGTCATTTGAATGGGTGAAATTTGAGGCTGCTTGGCTAACGTCTTGTTCAAGCCAAACAATGTTAGACTCTTTCCAGCTAAGAATTAAGTGTTTGGTAAACGCATTTTTGGCATCACTAAGGTTTAGTGGTGTGTTTAAAAAACGACTGTTTTCGGGATTATGTAATTCAGACCACTCGTTGATGCTTGGCGTTAGCAGAATAAGCAGACCGCCCGACTGAATCATGCCGGAAACAATGCCTAAAGTGTCAGCGCTGAGACCTTGTTTAACATCGATGATCGCCCCAGATATTTCTTGACCTAAATAATAGGGTAAACGTTTAGACTCTATGCATTCAAAATCATGCCTTGTAAAAACGTCAGGTATACAAACGGGCTCTTTAACTTCGTTTTTACTGAGTGTAGAAGCAACCCAAAAAACCGTTTCGTGGTTTTTATAGAGAGAATCTATTTGCTGACTTTGCCAGTCTGAATCGCCGCTTAAAATAACTAGAGCTCTATGGTGTTCGGTAAATAGTGTTTTGCGGAGTTGAATAAGATCTGACATGTTTTTTAGGTTTCTCAGGGCTAATTTAGGTTGTTTTAAGTTGTTTTTATTTTAATTAAATAGCTATGTTGTATTACAGGCAGTTAGTCATTTAAAGGTTTAGGTTTAACCAAAGATAATAACCTTGACCATAGGTAATGCCAATACGTGTTAATTCCTTTGCATCTTCTTTGACTTTAACGTATTTGGCAACAGTTTCTTGATTGTTCAGCGCATTGTTCTTTCGAATGTAGTGAGTAACCGTTTATTTTTATCGTCTTATCACAACTATCGTTAGTGGATTTAGCGTCAATTTTGAAGCTACAGCAGATTTTTTACTTTTGGTTTGGCCAGGTTAATCTAACATTCTTTAAAGTCTAAGCTCGCGGAATTTATGCAAAACCGCAAACCTGTTGGTTGTGGGCCATCATTAAAAACATGGCCTAAATGACTATGGCAAGCCGCACATAAAACTTCGGTACGTACCATGCCATGGGTGTTGTCTACTTTTTCAATGACGGCTTCTTTATTAATGGGTTGCCAGTAGCTAGGCCAACCAGATCCAGAATCATATTTTTCACTTGAAGAAAATAACGGTGCCTGGCAGCAAGCGCATGAGTAGATTCCAGGGGTTTTTAAATCCCAATATTTACCCGTAAACGCACGTTCGGTTCCACCACAACGACAAATCTCATATTGCTCAGGCGTGAGTTTTTCTTTCCAATAACTATCCGTTGGAGATTCCGATGTGCTTGGTTCGGCTAAGGTTTTCTCATCTTCTTTCATTGAACTCTCCTGTCAGGCGTATAATGATGTCTTTTATTACTGCCTAATATAAACCTTTGAATCTAAAATATAAATGTCATTAAATAAACTCACTTTAGCACAAGTTAGCTGGACAAATGAAGCGGTTCCCAAATCGGAACAGTTTGGCGATTTTTACTTTTCGACTGACGGCGGTATGGCTGAGGTTGAACACACCTTTATTCAACCAAACAACTTGCCGCAACGTTTTGCTGGGCTTGCGGATAAGCAGGTCTTTAGAATGGCTGAAACAGGTTTTGGTTCAGGCCTGAATTTTCTGATGACTTGTGATTTATGGTTGAACGTTGCCAATGAAACTGCACAGCTCCATTTTATCTCTTTTGAAAAATATCCTTTACATAATGACGATTTAGCCAAAGCACATTTAGCTTTACCAGGCCTGGTAACCTTGGCCAAAACCTTACAAGAAAACTATCCAGTTCTCTTGCCTGGCTGGCATGATGTATGGCTATTTGATAATAGGGTGCGCTTAACCCTATGGTTTGGTGATGTGCTTAAAGGTTTGCCAGAGTGTGATGGGAGTGAATGTTCTAAGGTAGATGCTTGGTTTTTAGATGGGTTTGCCCCGATTAAAAACCCAGATATGTGGCAACCAGGGCTTTATCAACAAATGGCGCGATTGAGTCACTTGCAAACCACTTTTGCAACGTTTACTGCCGCAGGAGATGTTAGGCGAGCTTTAGAGAAAATCGGTTTTACAGTGAAGAAAGCATCAGGCTTTGGTAAAAAGCGTGAGATATGCTCAGGGCAGTTAAGTCAGCAACGCCCTTATAGTTTAAAAACGCCTTGGTTTAGCCGCCCTCAGCCAGTCAATAAACGATCCAGTATCGCCATTGTGATAGGAGCAGGCCTGGCAGGGGGTGCGGTCGCTAATCAATTGGCAAAAGCAGGTTGGAAAGTACAGGTTTTAGAGGCCGAAAAAGCCATCGCTACTCAAGCTTCGGGCAATTTAGCTGGCACGGTTCACCCTTTAATTACCGCGGATTGGAATTTACGGAGCCAATGGTATTTACAAGGTTTTGAATCGACCTTACGTACCGTTTTACCCTGGCTTCAAGAATCGCAGGCTGATAGCAAAGTATTAATGGGGAACTTATCAGGCCTGGTTCAATTGGCAGTCACTCAAACTAGTGCTAAACGCGTGACTGAAGCGATTGAGCGTGTGGGTTTGCCTAAAAACTTTGCTCGCCTTATTACCCAGGCTCAAGCTACCGAGATAATTGGTACAGAAGCAGGCGCCTCAGGAGTGCTGTTTCCTAATGGGGGTTGGCTTTATCCTAAAGCCGTGATTGAACGTTGTTTAGAAGACGAACAGATTACGCTTTTTACTGACCAAAAGGTTAAAGATATTACTCAAATTGATGCAGAAGGACAGACAGCTTGGCAGGTCAGTACGCATCAGCAAGTCTTTAACGCCGATATAGTCGTGGTTGCAACGGGCAGTCTAGATCAACACTTGAATAAACAATTAAACCTGCCTATTCGTCCTGTAAAAGGCCAAGTGACGCACTTAACCTCAGAACAGCAAGCGTTAGAGTTAAAAATAGCGGTAACGCATGAGGGTTATTCTACGGGCTGTGGTCAAGGATTAGCGGTCACGGGTGCGACATTTGAAGCACCTGATATGAGTCAGGAATTATCACTTGAGAGTCATCAAGCAAATTTAGATATTACGAAAGTGGCGCTACCAAATTGGTTAGATGTTACGGCAGAAAAAGTCTCTGGACGAATTGCTTTTAGGCCAACCACACCTGATCATCTGCCTATTGTTGGAGCGATAGCTGACGCAAGCTGGATGGAATCGGCTTACTTGTCTCAATCTCATACTCACGCGGTTTACCGGTATGAAAAACAGAAGTATCAAACAGGGCTGTATGTTTCGAATGGTCATGGGCCTAGAGGTTTGATGTCAGTATTTTTAGCGGCAGAGACCCTAATGGCGGATATTTCGGGAACGGCTTTGCCCCAACCTTTATCACTTTATCATGCAAGTCACCCAGCACGATTTGCAATTCGCCTTTGGCGCAGTGGTAAAAAGTGAAGTAGCGCTTGCTCAAAACGCTTATTAAACAAACCGATCAAAAGACTATGTTTGCCCTTGATTTAAGGGTGTTAAACGGTAGTTTCGTTAAAGAGAATAGCGTATGATAATACGATATTATTACTTACTATAATTTACGTTTTTACATAGGATGTGTTCTGGGTGTTATCCAGTAAAATACAAAAAGCTTTTGACCATGAATACCTAATTTTCCGCACCCTTTTAAAGGCTGTTTCGGTTATTGCTCTTCTGACTGTTTTGGTTATGCAGTCGGCCTTTAGTGAGAACTTACAAACCCAAAAAAACTTAAGTCCTGCTTGGCTAGAAGTGATAGAAAGCCTTCCTATAAATCATGGTGTCTTTAATTCAGCATTGCGTCGTTCTGTGCGTGAGAATATTACACTAGTCACCTTAAGCATGGATCACCTTCAAGATTCTCAGACTTTAACTCAGAAGCTGATTCCAAGATTAAAAGCGCTGGATAAAGCGCTGTCTAAGTATGTACGCGTTAGTGAGAGTGTGAGCCGTTTTGAACAGTTAAAACGTTTAATGCCCGCTATATATAATATTGAAGAGCGTAAACTGATTGAGGCTTTACTCAAGAGTCAAGGCGTTCCCATTCTACGTTTAAGAAATAGTCGTTTGTTTGGCGTGTTAGATAAACGTATTTCGTCATTGGCAAACAGCATGATTTTTAACATGAAGGCATTAGTTCGAGAGCGCCGTGATTATGAATCTGATTTATTAAAATCGATGTCTAGTTATGGCGTAACATTTTCTGCTAGACCACCTGATTTCATCTTAGATTATCAATTGGATGATGGAGAGCAAAATGAACGGGCGGAATGGGTTTTTAATGGAAAGATTACATTATTAGGAAAGTATCAGATTCCTGTTATTAAAGTCGAAGAAATCCTCATTACGAACGCGCCCACTAAAGCTCAAGCACAAAGCCGTTCAGTTGAGATTTTAGCAAAACTCATTACAATGCAACTTAAACAGTATTTAATTGAAATCTCACGTAAAAATGGTCAGCTTTAGCGACAGATGTTAAGTCGTGTTTATCAATAAAGGATTCGTATGAATTTATTTGGAAAAATCAGTATTTTAATTTGGTTAATTGTTTTTATTGCAGCGGCCATCATGTTTGATTGGTTTGACAGCAGAGAGTTAGCCAGTAATCTATTAGATTATTCAGAAACTGCAGTAGAAAAGCTGTCTGAAACAGGTGATCACGTGCAAGATGCAATTGATGTGGTAAGCGAGGGTACCGAACCTGCTAGAGAAGAAGTTAGAGAGAAAGTAGCAGAGTAATTAGGTTTAACTACCACACCCCGTGAGGGGGAATAGAGGCCTGGTAATTAAGTCAATGGAAGCTAGTTTAAGTAGATCTTTGCGTTACTGTTTATTAATTAAATCGCCAAAATGATTTAAACCACCATGTCTGTCACTCAACTTTATCTTGTAGCTGGGTTGTCCTAGTTCGGCTGTTTTTAGCGTTTTAAAAAGATACTCTTTCGCTAGTTTTGTTGCGTTAAGCAAATCATTCCTTGCTGCAAGGTGCGTAGCAATCGCTGACGATAGTGTACAACCTGTTCCGTGATTGTGTTGTGTTTGAATTCTTGCTGATGACAAAGTGTGAATGGCACCTGTTTTTGGTAGTAAAAGATAGTCATTCGCTTGTTCTTCATCGCTATGCCCGCCTTTTAACAAGCAGTTTGGCCAACCTTTTTTTTGTAGTTTTATTAGAATCTCTCTGGTTTCACTCTGATTGCCTTGATACTTTTCTTCTGTAGACAAATCCAATAGTTTATTCAATTCAGGCAAATTGGGGGTGATGAGTGTCACGAGCGGAAAAAGTTCGTTGATTAGCTTGTTCACGACCTCTTTTTCTAAAAGCGTTTTACCGCTACTACTGACAAGAATGGGATCAAGTACCACTGGAACTGTCGGTAGGTTTTTTAATAGATTAATCACTACTTCAATCGTTTTTGCATTTACGAGCATCCCAATCTTAATCGCGCCAATCTGATAATCACTAATTAAAGATTCAAGCTGGCTTTTAACTTGTAATGCCGGCACAGCAAATACATTTTGTACGCCTT contains these protein-coding regions:
- the thiD gene encoding bifunctional hydroxymethylpyrimidine kinase/phosphomethylpyrimidine kinase; protein product: MTPKPLATVLSIAGSDCSSGAGIQADLKSIHANGGYALTVPTALTAQNSQGVQNVFAVPALQVKSQLESLISDYQIGAIKIGMLVNAKTIEVVINLLKNLPTVPVVLDPILVSSSGKTLLEKEVVNKLINELFPLVTLITPNLPELNKLLDLSTEEKYQGNQSETREILIKLQKKGWPNCLLKGGHSDEEQANDYLLLPKTGAIHTLSSARIQTQHNHGTGCTLSSAIATHLAARNDLLNATKLAKEYLFKTLKTAELGQPSYKIKLSDRHGGLNHFGDLINKQ
- a CDS encoding tRNA(Met) cytidine acetyltransferase TmcA — encoded protein: MSDLIQLRKTLFTEHHRALVILSGDSDWQSQQIDSLYKNHETVFWVASTLSKNEVKEPVCIPDVFTRHDFECIESKRLPYYLGQEISGAIIDVKQGLSADTLGIVSGMIQSGGLLILLTPSINEWSELHNPENSRFLNTPLNLSDAKNAFTKHLILSWKESNIVWLEQDVSQAASNFTHSNDNTFSHQTLPTEDQTHALKAIHSVAFGHRKRPLIITADRGRGKSSALGIAAVDCLLDGKQHIVITASRLDQTKAAFKHAIEVLKTLNTQDKSLQIELINNKPGLVAFKYNNELKTIEFIAPDHLILNPTAADILLVDEAAHLPTPLLTDLLMRHHRLVFSTTQQGYEGSGRGFELRFKKQLDIHTPDWKTCHLKQPIRWAKNDPLEHAINHALLLDANFADIDESEIFDTITPLDLSFKKVDINELLNNRAMLESLFGLLVQAHYQTSPNDLQQLLNAPNIHVLVACIEQAGKMHIIGAVLCIEEGKLNPGQARAHGHLVPQLLTKNYAQDDFMLLSTWRIMRIAVHPAYQRNGIGQHLLQEVEKLATLASVDYLSSSFGATEELLPFWFEQHFWPLHVGVKRDKASGSHNLVVAKPLTAMARQALALIQSHFQEQFPHLLLESLPYLPATQVWQIINTFRFKKRNIGLDKVLINYQNNSRPYESISGKIWEWSLQSAHTIRGASISEQAIWCDKVLKKESWQTVAHQHHLSGRKGVEEALKKMIAHWVPKKITNHQNPKFGKPTKHF
- the mnmC gene encoding bifunctional tRNA (5-methylaminomethyl-2-thiouridine)(34)-methyltransferase MnmD/FAD-dependent 5-carboxymethylaminomethyl-2-thiouridine(34) oxidoreductase MnmC, giving the protein MSLNKLTLAQVSWTNEAVPKSEQFGDFYFSTDGGMAEVEHTFIQPNNLPQRFAGLADKQVFRMAETGFGSGLNFLMTCDLWLNVANETAQLHFISFEKYPLHNDDLAKAHLALPGLVTLAKTLQENYPVLLPGWHDVWLFDNRVRLTLWFGDVLKGLPECDGSECSKVDAWFLDGFAPIKNPDMWQPGLYQQMARLSHLQTTFATFTAAGDVRRALEKIGFTVKKASGFGKKREICSGQLSQQRPYSLKTPWFSRPQPVNKRSSIAIVIGAGLAGGAVANQLAKAGWKVQVLEAEKAIATQASGNLAGTVHPLITADWNLRSQWYLQGFESTLRTVLPWLQESQADSKVLMGNLSGLVQLAVTQTSAKRVTEAIERVGLPKNFARLITQAQATEIIGTEAGASGVLFPNGGWLYPKAVIERCLEDEQITLFTDQKVKDITQIDAEGQTAWQVSTHQQVFNADIVVVATGSLDQHLNKQLNLPIRPVKGQVTHLTSEQQALELKIAVTHEGYSTGCGQGLAVTGATFEAPDMSQELSLESHQANLDITKVALPNWLDVTAEKVSGRIAFRPTTPDHLPIVGAIADASWMESAYLSQSHTHAVYRYEKQKYQTGLYVSNGHGPRGLMSVFLAAETLMADISGTALPQPLSLYHASHPARFAIRLWRSGKK
- the msrB gene encoding peptide-methionine (R)-S-oxide reductase MsrB, whose translation is MKEDEKTLAEPSTSESPTDSYWKEKLTPEQYEICRCGGTERAFTGKYWDLKTPGIYSCACCQAPLFSSSEKYDSGSGWPSYWQPINKEAVIEKVDNTHGMVRTEVLCAACHSHLGHVFNDGPQPTGLRFCINSASLDFKEC